From a region of the Zingiber officinale cultivar Zhangliang chromosome 4B, Zo_v1.1, whole genome shotgun sequence genome:
- the LOC121976584 gene encoding cyclin-dependent protein kinase inhibitor SMR1-like codes for MPDEVTICALEHRLVFHLLLCVMSDASAELRPIQLTGSPPLREELQEVNEGAPEDADPHHCCRTPTSEESKLPPAPPNCPPAPRKRKWRRRRRRPPPPPPPPELIAAETRQLEQLFKRRDREVDEPTTTQAKGKKVRDSDHGS; via the coding sequence ATGCCCGACGAAGTAACTATATGTGCTCTTGAACATAGATTGGTGTTTCATTTGTTGCTGTGCGTCATGTCAGACGCCTCTGCAGAGTTGAGGCCCATCCAACTGACTGGCTCCCCTCCGCTAAGAGAAGAGCTGCAGGAGGTCAACGAAGGAGCACCGGAGGATGCTGATCCCCACCACTGCTGCCGCACGCCGACGTCGGAAGAGAGCAAGCTACCGCCGGCGCCGCCGAACTGCCCGCCAGCGCCGAGGAAGCGGAAAtggaggaggcggcggcggagGCCCCCTCCGCCTCCACCGCCGCCGGAGCTCATCGCGGCGGAGACCCGACAGCTGGAGCAGCTGTTCAAGCGGAGAGATCGCGAGGTCGACGAGCCGACGACGACACAGGCCAAGGGGAAGAAGGTTCGAGATTCTGACCATGGcagttaa
- the LOC121976583 gene encoding pentatricopeptide repeat-containing protein At3g12770-like: MPRRCLADGLSSTFLSSCLRKSASSSSLRDGREAHAQVVARGFLPHVTLETDLVLMYARCSGIHLARMVFDRMPQRNMHSWNILLSSYAQMGPLADQLGVLSLPRSLLRSGLLPDHFTLPSLFKVCAAVRDHFRGMAFHNWAICLGHEGCFIVRGSIMDMYAKCGLLDDARYLFETMPRRDSATWNSIVSGYARLGCSAEALALYRRRSKCEVEEDFMAIPSILSACAREGDLRRGKEVHGRATRCLLFDCDVTIGNSLIDMYAKCGCVGDAQKVFSRMSRQNLVTWSTLISCYGAHGDGYESLRLYQEMLERGMKPNRITFTSILSSCSHSGLVSQGMRIFESMQDVHSVEPGVEHYACLVDLIGRSGRIKEALDIIQTMPMEPTSSVWGALLGACVMHRNIKVGEIASSRLFELEERNASNYVALCGIHEALGQLDCVAKLRTKMRKLGMVKKPGCSWLDADGKLQIFYQGDAVNPQVNDILVLECLHLLAMPSQ; the protein is encoded by the exons ATGCCACGCCGTTGCCTCGCCGACGGCCTGTCGTCGACCTTCCTCTCGTCGTGCTTGAGAAAGAGTGCTTCCTCGTCGAGCCTGCGCGATGGGCGAGAAGCCCACGCGCAGGTCGTCGCCCGTGGCTTTCTCCCCCACGTCACGCTCGAGACCGACCTCGTCCTCATGTACGCCCGCTGCTCTGGCATCCACCTCGCCCGCATGGTGTTCGACCGGATGCCGCAACGGAACATGCATTCCTGGAacatcctcctctcctcctacGCCCAAATGGGCCCCCTCGCCGACCAACTCGGGGTCCTCTCTCTTCCCCGCAGTCTTCTCCGCTCCGGCCTTCTTCCCGATCACTTCACGCTTCCATCTCTCTTCAAGGTCTGTGCCGCCGTCAGAGATCACTTTCGAGGCATGGCATTCCACAACTGGGCCATATGCCTCGGGCACGAAGGTTGTTTCATCGTCCGGGGCTCCATTATGGATATGTACGCGAAATGTGGGCTCTTGGATGATGCTCGCTACTTGTTTGAAACAATGCCTCGCAGGGACAGTGCTACGTGGAATTCTATTGTCTCAGGTTATGCAAGGCTTGGATGTTCAGCGGAAGCACTGGCCCTTTATCGCCGTAGGTCAAAATGCGAGGTCGAGGAGGATTTCATGGCCATTCCAAGCATCTTGAGTGCATGTGCTAGGGAAGGAGACTTGAGAAGAGGGAAGGAAGTTCACGGTAGAGCTACTCGGTGTTTGTTGTTTGACTGCGATGTCACGATCGGCAATTCTCTGattgatatgtatgctaagtgCGGCTGTGTGGGTGATGCACAGAAAGTTTTCTCAAGAATGAGCCGGCAAAATTTGGTTACATGGTCGACTTTGATCTCTTGCTACGGTGCCCATGGTGACGGCTACGAGTCACTGAGACTGTATCAAGAAATGCTAGAGCGAGGAATGAAGCCAAATCGTATAACATTCACTTCGATCCTGTCCAGTTGCAGCCACTCTGGACTTGTGAGCCAGGGAATGAGGATCTTTGAATCCATGCAAGATGTTCACAGCGTGGAGCCTGGAGTCGAGCACTATGCGTGTCTAGTGGACCTTATTGGTCGTTCAGGAAGGATCAAAGAAGCTCTAGATATTATTCAGACAATGCCCATGGAGCCAACTTCTAGTGTTTGGGGAGCACTATTAGGTGCTTGTGTGATGCACAGAAATATAAAGGTCGGAGAGATCGCCTCGTCAAGATTATTTGAACTAGAGGAGAGGAATGCTAGCAACTATGTGGCTCTTTGCGGAATACATGAAGCACTTGGCCAATTGGACTGTGTGGCCAAGTTGAGAACAAAGATGAGAAAACTGGGCATGGTGAAGAAACCAGGGTGCAGTTGGCTTGATGCGGACGGGAAATTGCAGATTTTCTATCAAGGAGATGCTGTGAATCCCCAAGTAAACG ATATCCTTGTGTTGGAATGTCTGCATCTTTTGGCCATGCCTTCTCAATAA
- the LOC121976585 gene encoding mitochondrial import receptor subunit TOM9-2-like, whose translation MASSSSSAPGGSGSGDGDGVLSRISRSVSQSAIVARGRDAAAEASTVAKKLLRSTGKAAWIAGTTFLVLVVPLIIEMDREQQINDLEMQQSALLGAPPATLPS comes from the coding sequence ATGGCGTCTTCTTCCTCCTCAGCGCCGGGCGGCAGCGGCAGCGGCGATGGCGATGGAGTTCTGTCCCGCATATCGAGATCGGTGTCGCAGTCTGCGATCGTCGCGCGAGGCAGAGACGCCGCCGCTGAGGCCTCCACCGTAGCCAAGAAGCTCCTCCGCAGCACTGGAAAGGCCGCGTGGATAGCAGGAACGACATTCCTCGTGCTCGTCGTCCCCCTCATCATCGAGATGGACCGAGAGCAGCAGATCAACGATCTGGAGATGCAGCAGTCCGCCCTCCTCGGCGCCCCCCCGGCGACTCTGCCTTCCTAA